GCGCGTGCAGGCTGCGCACCACCTCGTCGGCCACGTCAATAAAGGTCGTTGCGTACCCCGATTCGAAGTACAGCTGGCCGAGGAAACCGCGCCCGATATTGCCGGCCCCGAAATGTACCGCCTTTTTGTCCAAGGATTACCCCTTCCTGCTCCCGGAAAGGCGCGTATTCTAACAGATGGTCCGCCTCTTGGGCGAAAACGTTTAGAAAGGCAAATACGGCAAGCCGCGGCAGCGCCGGCGCTTCCAGGCCGACATGACGGCCGCTGCCCGGCGCGAAATCCCGAATTCTGTCGTATTGATGGCCGGGTTCATGATAAAGTGACACAAGACGCACCGGAATCTGCCCCAGAACCTTGGGGTTCACCCATCACTGTATGCGCGTGAATGGCCATGGCTCTGGCGCCTGAATTCCTGCGCATGACGGATTCGGAAAGGTGCCGGGACGCCGCATAAGAGCACTCGGGCCGCTGCTTTCACGGAGGGGCGTTTTGGAGACACGGTTCACGGCGAAAGGGGAGTCTGAAACAGTTTTTTGAGCGTTGCGGTGGGCACAGGCGAAGAAGCCCGCATAGCGCGCAAATCTCCAACTTGGACGACTCGGAGGCATCCATGTTCCGTACTGGCGACGAAACGGCATTACGCTTGGCGGTGAACGACATCGTGGCGCACACGCCCGTGACCGACATACACACGCACCTCTACGCGCCCGCGTTTGGACCCCTGTTGCTGTGGGGCATTGATGAGGTGCTCACGTACCACTATCTGATTGCCGAGTTCTTCCGCGCTTCCGACATGCCCTATGAGACGTTCTGGGCGCTCGACAAGCCGGCGCAGGCGGATGCCATCTGGAAAACGCTGTTCCTCGAACAGGCGCCGCTAAGCGAAGCGTGCCGCGGCGTCCTGACCGTCCTGAACCGGCTCGGCCTGGACGTGGCGGCGCGCGACCTCGCAGCCTATCGCGCATGGTTCGCGGCGCAGGACGCCGTCGCGCAGGTCGACCGCGTGTTCCACGTCGCGGGCCTGCGCGACGCCGTCATGACGAATGACCCCTTCGACGATGCGGAGCGGCCCGTGTGGGAGCGCGCCGGCGAGACCGACCCGCGCTTCCATGCCGCGCTGCGCATTGACCCGCTGCTGAACAACTGGACGGACAGCCACGCCCGGCTGCAGGCATGGGGCTATGCGGTGGACACGGGCCTGTCGCGGCGCGCCTTGGCCGAAACGCGGCGGTTCCTGTCCGGCTGGGTCCGGCGCATGAACGCCCGATACATGGCCGTGTCGCTGCCGCCCGGATTCGCGTTTCCCGAGGATTCGCCCCGCGCGACATTGATCGCGGAGGCGGTCCTGCCCGTGGCGCTCGAGTTCAACATCCCCTTCGCCATGATGATCGGCGTGACGCGGCAGGTGAATCCCGCATTGCGCCTCGCCGGGGACGGCGTGGGCACGGGCGACGTGACCGCGGTCGAACGGCTCTGCGCCGCGTTCCCGAAGAACAAATTCATGCTCACCATGCTTGCCCGCGAGAACCAGCACGCCTGCTGCGTCGCCGCGCGCAAATTCCGCAACCTGCTCGTCTTCGGCTGCTGGTGGTTTCTGAACGACCCAAGCCTAATCGAGGAAATCACGCGGATGCGCCTGGAACTGATCGGGCCGGTCATGATCCCGCAACATTCCGACGCGCGCGTGCTCGAACAGGTGATCTACAAATGGGACCACTCGCGCGGCATCATCGCCCGCGTCCTCGGCGACAAGTACGCCGACCTGCTGCGCGCGGGCTGGGCCGTGACGCAAGAAGAACTGCAGCGCGATATCGCCAGCCTTCTCGGCGGCCACTTCTGGCGTTTCCTGGAATACGCGCCATAAAGTCAGGTGTTGTATCGCGGTCTCACGACCGCGACGGGATGGCCGCTCCACTCCGTTCCCTCACGCCAATCCCGGGCAGTAGCCGTCTTCCGTCCCTTCGCCGGGGCAGGCGTGGTACCCGCCGCTGTTGTAGAACTGGATGAGCCGCAACAACTCGGTCAGCATGATGGTCCAGCTTGCACCGCCATCGTAATCGGAAGCGTGCGGCGCACAGGCATGATTCGCGCCCGCCCCCGGCACGTAGCCGTCCTCCGTCGAGCCCGGATCATCCGCGCAGTGGAACCCGCCCGAGTTGTAAAACTGGATCACGCGGAGCAATTCGCTCAGTTCGATGAGCCCGTTGCCGTCCTGGTCCGCCGTGTGCGCAACGGGCTCCTCGCCTTCGCCGCATGGCGCAAGCACAACTACCGCGCGCGTTTCCTGACCCACATTGCCGGAAGCGTCGGCCGCCGTAAAGTAGACCGTGTACGTGCCCGCTTGCGACGGGTCGACGTCACCGGCGTCAATGACCAGTTCGGGCACGTCGTCGCACGTGTCGGTGACGGACGCGCCCGGGTCCGCATACGGCGCGTCGCAAGGCCACTCCTGGGGATTGTCCCCCAGCAACACGATGCCGGGAAGGGTCGTGTCGCGCACTTGCACCACCAGCACCAATTCCGTCGTGTTGCCCAGCGGATCGCTGACCGTATACGTGACTTCATAATCGCCCACCGCATCCGGGTCCACCGTACCGGTCACCTGAATGTCCGCCGTCACGTCCCCATAGGTGGTGTCGGTCGCGGTCGCGTCCGGGTACGTGAACACACCGCCGCCGCATTCGATGACGAGCGGATTGTCGACCGTCAGCGTAATCTCCGGTCCGCGCCGGTCCACCACGTACATCTCATCGCAGTCGTGGTCGCCGTTGCCCGGACCGGGCCCGCCAAGCGCGTTGCTGTCGAGGTCACGAATCGTGTCGTTGTCGCGCAGATGCACCTCGATGACGCCCGCGCCTTCGCCCGAGTCCACGAGAACGTCGTACGTCGTGCCGGTGCCCGTCACGGACAGCATCGCCTCGCCGACGAGATTGTGCGCCTCCAGTTCGAAATCCTCGAGGTCCACGCCCGTGACCGGCTCGTCGAACAGGACCACGAACACTACTTCCGGCGCGGCCGTGGGGCTTGGCCCGTCCCGCGTAATCGACACGACATTCGGCGGCAACAAGGCCTTTTGCGGTTCTGCGGCAGCGCCGCCCGCGACACAGACCGTCGCCAAGACAAGAAAACAGGAAATCTCAAATCGTCTGAACCCAGACTTGTTCCCACCGTTCATGACTGGTTCCTCCTGTTTCCAAACTACAGCAACCACCATAATGTCGCAAGCCCGGCTACCGCCCAGTTTTCATCTGTGTCCATCGGTGTTCATCTGTGGTTGCTAATCTCCAATGAACCACCGATGAACACAGATAAACACAGATACAATCCAAGCTGCGGTCGGCGCTGGGCAGAATCCTGCTTCATGGAGAAATGAGGCCTCTATCGGAGCCAATAGTCACGAAGTCCCCGGGCCGCGGCCCCCACCATGAACAACCAGAGCAGCGATGCATACGCTTCATTCCCCGGGCCGGGACAGAACCCATCCTCCGTGCCGGCCTCGGGGCAATGATGATATCCGCCCGAGTTGTAGAACTGGATGATCCGTAATAACTCTGTGAGCGTGATTTGCCAATCGGGGCCAGCAGGACTGTAATCGCCGTCATAGGCACAGCAACCCATACTCGCGCCGGGGCCCGGCACGTAGCCGTCTTCCGTGCTGCCCGGATCATCTGCACAATGGAACCCGCCCGAGTTGTAGAACTGAATCACGCGCAAGAGCTCGGACAATTGGATCAGGTCGTCCTGATTCTGGTCCGCCGTGTGCCACTCATCCGCACAGGGGTCCGGGCTGCCACCTTCGCCTTCGCCCTGTCCCTCACAAACCGGCCACTCCTCGCTGCCTTCTCCGTCGAAGAAGCCGATACAATCCAGTTGTCCCCGCACTTCCCCGTCAGGGTATTCGACGCTGGTGATCACTGCGTAGCAATCACAGTAGGGGAACCCGCTGTCAGCAGGGTTTATGCACTCATATAACCGCTGCGTGGGCAGTTCCACCTCCACCAAAAGCGGGCCATTCTCTC
This sequence is a window from Candidatus Hydrogenedentota bacterium. Protein-coding genes within it:
- a CDS encoding glucuronate isomerase; translation: MFRTGDETALRLAVNDIVAHTPVTDIHTHLYAPAFGPLLLWGIDEVLTYHYLIAEFFRASDMPYETFWALDKPAQADAIWKTLFLEQAPLSEACRGVLTVLNRLGLDVAARDLAAYRAWFAAQDAVAQVDRVFHVAGLRDAVMTNDPFDDAERPVWERAGETDPRFHAALRIDPLLNNWTDSHARLQAWGYAVDTGLSRRALAETRRFLSGWVRRMNARYMAVSLPPGFAFPEDSPRATLIAEAVLPVALEFNIPFAMMIGVTRQVNPALRLAGDGVGTGDVTAVERLCAAFPKNKFMLTMLARENQHACCVAARKFRNLLVFGCWWFLNDPSLIEEITRMRLELIGPVMIPQHSDARVLEQVIYKWDHSRGIIARVLGDKYADLLRAGWAVTQEELQRDIASLLGGHFWRFLEYAP
- a CDS encoding DUF5011 domain-containing protein; amino-acid sequence: MNGGNKSGFRRFEISCFLVLATVCVAGGAAAEPQKALLPPNVVSITRDGPSPTAAPEVVFVVLFDEPVTGVDLEDFELEAHNLVGEAMLSVTGTGTTYDVLVDSGEGAGVIEVHLRDNDTIRDLDSNALGGPGPGNGDHDCDEMYVVDRRGPEITLTVDNPLVIECGGGVFTYPDATATDTTYGDVTADIQVTGTVDPDAVGDYEVTYTVSDPLGNTTELVLVVQVRDTTLPGIVLLGDNPQEWPCDAPYADPGASVTDTCDDVPELVIDAGDVDPSQAGTYTVYFTAADASGNVGQETRAVVVLAPCGEGEEPVAHTADQDGNGLIELSELLRVIQFYNSGGFHCADDPGSTEDGYVPGAGANHACAPHASDYDGGASWTIMLTELLRLIQFYNSGGYHACPGEGTEDGYCPGLA